CTCCACCTCCACGGTCTTCTTCTCCTGCGCCGAGCGCTCCCGCAGCACCAGCCGGTCCTCGACCAGCCCCGGCGGATCGCCCGCCAGCGCCGAACGCGCCGTCGACAGCGTCAGCCGCACCCCCGACCAGTCCTCGCCGGTGCGCTGCCACACCACCGCGTCGCTCTCCAGCCGCAGCGTGCCGCCCACCAGCTCGGCCCGGTACGCCGGACGCCACAGCGCGCACGCCGTCAGGTGCCCCACCCGGACCAGGAACCGGCCCGGCTCGGCGCACTCCACCGACAGTTCCACGAACGCCAGCAGCTCGGCCGGCTCCCGCTCCGCCAGCTCCAGCGCCTCCTCGGCCCGGGCCAGCTCGGCGGCCAGCTCCACCGAGCGCACCCGCGAGGCGCGCAACCGCTCGCCGTACGACTCGCGCTCCGCGTCCACCCGGTCCAGCTCGCGCGACCAGCGGGCCTGCTCCAGCTCGCCGCAGCCCGCGCCCTCGCCGATCTCCCGCAGCAGGTCCGCCGCGAGCTGCCCGAGCAGCGCCAGCCGGGCCTGCAACCGCTCCTGGCGGTGCGACTCGGCCAGGTGCTCGCGCTCCAGGGAGTGCACCCGGCGGCGCAGCTCCGAATCGTCCGGCCCCGGCGGCACCGGCGCCGGCGGCTGCCAGGACCGCACCAGCCGCACGTCCAGCACCTTCGCCGCGCCGGTCGGCCCGCCCCGCCCGTCCAGCACCGCGGCGTGCAGCGAACGGTCCACCGCCAGCGCGGTCACCGGGCCCAGCCGCAGCCGGTGCGCGCCCGGCGCCAGCTCCAGCTCCGCCGTCCGCTCCAGCTGCGCCCGGTCCTCCAGGCACGTCACCGCGGTCACCGGAAGGGCGATCGTCTCCTCGTACACGTTCAGCTCCTCCGGTTCCCGCCGACCACGGCCCTACCGGCCGGGATACGGATCACATAACCGCCCGTCAGCTCCACCGAGCCCCCCGGCGGCACCACCACCCGGCGGATCCGCGCCGAGGAGGGCAGCCCCTCGGACGGCTCCGCGGGCGCCGACCAGCCCGGCCGCTCCTCGACCCGCACCTCCGGGTCGCCCGGCACCGGCACCCGCTCGCGGACCTCCACCGACGCCTCGTGCGGCAGCCGGTTCACCAGCTCGATCCGCACGCCGTGCTCCAGCACCGTCGTCGAGTTCAGCACCCCCGACGTCGACTCCCGCAGCTCCGTGCGCCGGGCCACCCGGACCTCCTCCGCCCGGCCCAGGCCCAACTCCCGCACCCCGCCCGGCGCCAGCGTCGGCAGCCCCGCCGTCAGCAGGAATTCGCCGTCCACCGACACCTCCACCGGGCCGGCCAGCAGCGCGTGCGCCGTCGCGTTCGACAGCTCCAGCACCCCGTACACCGCCTCCTCCACCGAGGGCACGCACACGTAGCCGGTGCGCACCCCCACCGGCAGCTCCGCCACCGCGACCGTGTGCCACACCCCGTCCGCGGGGACGGTCGCCGGGGCCTGCGCGTCGAAACGGTGGTCGAACGAGCCCGCCGACACCCGCGGCCACGACCCGTACCGCGGCAGCGGCAGCAGGCCCACCTCCTCCGCCCCGCGCAGCGCGCCGCCCGGCCGGGACGGCGACGGCTCCGGGAACAGCCGGCCCCGGCGCGGCGACTCCTGCTCCGGGCCCGCCAGCACCAGCGAGGCGTAGTCCAGCTGGTCCGCGGAGGGCCGCGGGTCCGGCGGCAGCGGCGGCTCGGCCGCCACCGGCGGGGCGCCCCGGAAATCGGCCGAACCGTACGCCATGGGCGCCCCCGCACCCGGCGGGGGCGGCGGGGGAGCGGCCGACGCCAACGGCATCGGCACCGGCGCGGCCGGGGCGACCGGTGCGGCCGGCATCGGCGGGGCCTGCGGGACGAAGGGCGAGCCCGCGCCCGCGCCGCCCACCGGACGTCCCCGCCCGGCCGGGCCGCCCGGGCGGACGGCTTCGGCGGGGCACCGGCCGCGCCGCCGACACCGCCACCGGCAGGCCGGGCGGCTCCGGTTTCGACCGCTGCGCGTCCTGCCAGCCGTCGAACAGCCCCGACAGGCCGGCCGGCTGCGCCCGCCACCCCGACGGCGCGGGCACCGCCTGCCGGCGGCCGATCCGCAGCGACGCCAGCTCCGGCAGCCCGCCCGGGCCCGTCAGGCTCGCCGTCGACAGCGCCAACCGCACCCCCGACCAGTCCTCGCCCGTCCGCTGCGCCACCGACGCCCGCAGCACCAGCCGGGCCGAACGCTCGCCCCGGCGGTGCGCCAGCCGGTACGTCGGCACCCACACCGCGCCCGGCACCGTGTACTCCACCTCCAGCTCCACCGGGCCCTCGCCGCGCACCACCAGGTCCGCGCACGCGCCGCGCTCCACGCCCCCCGGCTGCTCGGCGTTCGAACCGGCCCGCACCCGCTCCGCCGCCACCCGGAAGGCGTGCTCCGCCGACCGCAGCTCCTGCTCCAGCTCCACCGCCCGCTCCTGCAGCACCTCCAGCCGGGCGTCCACGAAGTCCGCCAGCGCCAGCACCGCGTCCGCCGGGGCCCGCCGGTGCCCCTCGTCCCGGCGGCGCTGCGGCGGCACCGCGCGCAGCGCCGAGACCTCGGCGATCCGCTCGGCCAGCCGGGACCGGCGCTCCTCCAGCAGCTCCACCCCGCTCCGCAGCTCGGCCAACTCGCTTTCCCAGGAGGGAAGTTCGTCTTCGGTGCGGACCCGCGCCGGATGGCCCATCCGGGCCTCGGCGACCCGGCCGCCGCCCGACAGCACCCGCACCCGCAGCGAACCCGCCGCGGCCAGCCGCGGCAGCCCCGCCACCCGCACCCGGCCGTCCGCCGGCAGCACGCCCGACGCCCGGCGCCGGCACACCGCGCCCACCGCGTGCACCACCACCGAGTCCAGCCTCGACTCCCACACCGCCCGCTGCCCCGCCACCTGGCCCCCTTAGCCGCCTGGCCCGCTCCCCGGACCCGGGCGCCCAGTCTGCACCCAACCCCCGTCACGGCACCCGGATTTCCGCTGCGAGTCGGCCCGCGGACCGGGCCGGGGCGGTATGCGGGGGCGCGCGGCCGTACGAGAGGATGGGCACGACAGACGTGCACCGCACCCGGGAGACGAGAAGCCGCCATGCGCACAGCCGCCGTCATCGGCACCGGACTGATCGGCACCTCCGCCGCGCTCGCCCTCACCCGCCGCGGCATAAGCGTCCACCTGGCGGACGCCGACCAGGACGCCGCCCGCACGGCCGCCTCGCTCGGCGCGGGCACCACCGAACTCCCCGACGGCCCCGTCGACCTGGCGGTCATCGCCGTCCCCCCGGCGCTGGTCGGCAAGGTCCTCGCGGACTGCCAGCGGCGCGGCCTCGCCCGCTGCTACACCGACGTCGCCAGCGTCAAGGCCGGACCGCGCGGCGAGATCACCGCGCTCGGGCTCGACACCGTCCACTACATCGGCTCGCACCCGATGGCCGGCCGCGAGCGCTCCGGCCCGCTCGCCGCCACCGCCGACCTGTTCGAGGGTCGGCCGTGGGTGCTCACGCCCACCGCCGACACCGACACCGAGACGCTCAACGCCGCGCTCGAACTCGTCGCGCTGTGCGGGGCGATGCCCATCGTCATGGACGCCGCCGAGCACGACCGGGCCGTGGCGCTGGTCTCGCACGCCCCGCAACTGCTCTCCTCGCTGGTCGCCGCGCGGCTGGAGCACGCCGAGGAGACCGCCGTCCGGCTCTCCGGGCAGGGCGTGCGCGACGTCACCCGGATCGCCGCCTCCAACCCCGCGATGTGGATCGACATCCTCTCCGCGAACGCGGGCGTCGTCGCCGACGTCCTGGACGACCTCGCGGTGGACCTCGCCGAGACCGTCACCGCGCTGCGGGCCCTGCAGGCGGCCGACGAGGGCGAGCGGCGCGCGGGCGCGGCCGGCATCGAGGCGGTCATGCGCCGCGGCAACACCGGCCAGGCCCGCATCCCGGGCAAGCACGGCGCACCGCCCACCCGCTACGAGACGGTCACCGTCGTCCTCGGCGACCAGCCCGGCGAGCTCGGCCGCCTCTTCGGCGAGGTCGGTGCCCTCGGGGTGAACATCGAGGACGTGACGATCGAGCACTCGACCGGCCAGCAGGTCGGCCACGTCCAGCTGGCCATCGCACCGGCGATGGTGCGGACGCTGGTGGAGGGGCTGCGCGGGCGCGGGTGGGGGGTTCGGGAGTAGGCGGGGCGGGGGGCGGGAGTAGGCGGCGTGGGGGGTTCGGGAGTAGGCGGGGCGGCCGCTGCGCGGGGCTGGGACGGGTGGTCGGGGCGGGGGTGGGTGGGAGTCCATTAACCTTGGGGGTGAGTGTGTGTGCCGTGAGAGAGAGGTTCGTCCCGTGGAGAGTGCCGACCGAGCGTCGAGCGGCCCGGTCGTCGTCGCGATCGACGGACCTTCGGGGTCCGGGAAGTCGACCGTTTCGCGGGCGGTGGCCGCGCGGCTGGGGTTGAGCTTCCTGGACACGGGCGCGATGTACCGGGCGATGACCTGGTGGATGCTCGCCAACGAGGTGGACGTCGAGGACGCCGAGGCGGTGGCCATCGCCTGCGGCAAGCCGGTGATCGTGTCCGGGACGGACGCCGCCGGGCCGACCATAACGGTGGACGGGCAGGACGTGTCCGGGCCGATCCGCGGGCCCGAGGTGACCGGCAAGGTGAGCGCCGTGGCGGCCGTTCCGGCCGTGCGGGCGCGGCTGGTGGAGCTCCAGCGCGGCTGCGCCTCGCACGCCGAGCGGGGCATCGTCGCCGAGGGCCGGGACATGGGCTCGGTGGTCTTCCCGGACGCCACCGTGAAGGTGTTCCTGACCGCCTCCGAGCGGGCCCGGTCCGCGCGCCGGGCCGCGGAGCTGCGGGCGAAGGGCGTGGACGAGGCGACCATCACCGCGATGGCCGCCGACCTGGCCCGCCGGGACGCCGCGGACTCCTCGCGGGAGACCGCCCCGCTGACCCAGGCCGCCGACGCGGTGCTGGTGGACACCAGCGAACTCACCCTCGACCAGGTGATCGACACGATCACCGCCCTGGTCGAGGAGAAGGCCGGCCTGACCGCCGCCTGACCGGCGGACCACGGTCCGCCGGACTCAACGGACAGACCACGCTCCGACCGCGCGAGATCCGCGCGGTTCGCGCTGCCCACCGGGCAGGTACGCACGGCACGCCCCTGGGAAGGGCCGGGCCGGGAAACGGAAAACGGAACATGAGCAACGACACCACCGCCCACCACGGCGAGCTGGGCGACGCCGAGTACGCCGAGTTCATGGCGCTGGCCGCCGAGGAGGGCTTCGACAGCGACGAGGTCGACGCCGACCTGGACGGCCACGGCCCGCTGCCGGTGCTGGCCATCGTCGGCCGCCCGAACGTCGGCAAGTCGACCCTGGTCAACCGCATCATCGGCCGCCGCGAGGCGGTCGTCGAGGACCGCCCCGGCGTCACCCGCGACCGGGTCAGCTACGAGGCGATGTGGGCCGGGCGCCGGTTCAAGGTGCTGGACACCGGCGGCTGGGAGATCGACGTCCTCGGCATCGACGCGATGGTCGCCGCCCAGGCCGAGCTGGGCATCGAGCAGGCCGACGCGGTGCTGTTCGTGGTGGACGCCACCATCGGCGCCACCGACACCGACGACGCCCTGGTCCGGCTGATCCGCCGCTCCGGCAAGCCCGTGGTGCTGTGCGCCAACAAGGTCGACGGCCCGTCCACCGAGGCCGAGGCCGCGTACCTGTGGTCGCTCGGCCTGGGCGAGCCGTACCCCGTCTCCGCGCTGCACGGCCGCGGCTCCGGCGACCTGCTGGACGCCGTCCTGAAGGTGCTGCCGGAGGCCCCGCCGCAGCTGTTCGGCGACGGCCTGGCCCCCGGCGGCCCGCGCCGGGTCGCGCTGATCGGCCGGCCGAACGTCGGCAAGTCCAGCCTGCTGAACAAGGTCGCGGGCGAGGACCGGGTGGTGGTCAACGAACTGGCCGGCACCACCCGCGACCCGGTCGACGAGCTGATCGAACTCGGCGGCAAGACCTGGAAGTTCATCGACACCGCGGGCATCCGCCGCCGGGTCCACCTGACCTCCGGCGCGGACTTCTACGCCTCGCTGCGCACCTCCGCCGCGCTGGACAAGGCCGAGGTCGCGGTCGTCCTGGTCGACGCCAGCGAGACGCTCGCCGAGCAGGACACCCGGATCATCTCGATGGCCGTCGAGGCCGGGCGCGCCGTGGTCATCGCCTACAACAAGTGGGACCAGCTGGACGAGGAGCGCCGCTTCTACCTGGAGCGCGAGATCGAGCGCGACCTCGTGCAGGTGCAGTGGGCGCCCCGGGTGAACGTCTCGGCGAAGACCGGGCGGCACATGGAGAAGCTCGTCCCGGCGATCGAGACCGCGCTGGCCGGTTGGGAGACCCGCATCCCGACCGCCCGCCTGAACGCCTTCCTCGGCGAGCTGGTCGCCGCGCACCCGCACCCGATCCGCGGCGGCAAGCAGCCGCGCATCCTGTTCGGCACCCAGGCGGGCACCCGCCCGCCGCGGTTCGTGCTGTTCTCCTCCGGCTTCCTGGAGGCCGGCTACCGCCGGTTCGTCGAGCGCCGGCTGCGCGAGGAGTTCGGCTTCGTGGGCACCCCGATCTCGATCTCGGTCCGGGTCCGGGAGAAGCGCAACAAGAAGAAGTAGCAAACGGGCGGGGAGACCCGGAAGGAGGGGAGGGGCCGCACGCGGCCCCTCCCCTCCTTCCGTGCTTGTGCCGTGCTTGTGCCGTGCCGTGCTGTGCTTGTGCCGTGCGGGCGCCGGGTCAGGCGTCCCGGCCCGGGGGCAGCGACAGCACCGAGCGGTGCCGCCCGCCCGAGGTGCCGCCGCCGCCCGGGGCGCCCAGGTAGCCGGTGGCCACCCAGCCCTGCCCGTTGGCCTGCGCGGCGGAGGTCTGCGCGGGCATGAACTGCGGGGTGCCCGCGCCCTGCCCGGCGTACGTCTCGAACGACTGGTGCTGCTGCGGGTACGCCAGGGCGCCCGGACGGTCGGCGGCCTCCCGGGCGGGCTGGGCCGAGTGCGGCTGCGGTTCGCGGACCGCGAAGCCGGTGAACTTCATCCCCTCCTCGCCGGAGCGGTCGCCGGGCAGCGCCCGGAACATCCGCCGGTACTCGGAGTACAGCGTGTCGTAGATCGGGGTGGCCGACACCGGGTTCTCGGCGTCGTACGACGGGCGCATGTTCGGGATCGACCGGCCGGCGCCGCCGGGGCCGGACTGGGCGGAGGGACGGCCGGGGGACGCGAGGTCGTAGCTGTACACGTAGGAGCCAACGAGCGAGACGGGCTTCGGATGCGGGGGCGCGGCCCCCAGTCCTATCCCGGCCGGGGTGCTCACGGGCTGGTCAACGGCGGCTCGGGCGGCTGGAATTGACGGTTCGTCAGCTGCGTCCTCGGCGGCGGCCGGGTCGTTCACGGGGTCGGTCATCGGCGCGCCCCCGCTCAGGTGCCGGCCAGCGGGAGCATGCCGGCGGCGAGCAGGCCGCGGGCGGCGGCCCGGTCCATGGCGATCCGCAGCAGGTCCTCGCGGGGCTGGCGGCCGATGGTGCCGGCCGGCACCGCGTACATGATCACCTCGGACTTGCGGGCCGCCGCGGCCCGCCAGCCCGGGGTGACCTGGAGCGGCTGGTGGGCCTGCCACCAGGCGGCCGAGCCGCCGGTCGCCGAGGGCTGCAGGATCGCGTGCAGCTGCCCCATCGCCATCAGCACCGACCAGCCGGCCCGCGGCCGCACCGGCGCCTGGTTGACGTCCTGGACGATCTGGAAGCCGTGCTCGGTCAGCAGCGAGAGGAACTCGTCCTCGCCGTGGGAGCTGCCCGGGCGGCCGACCGGGCCGGTGGGCTCGACCACCAGCGCGGCGTGCTGGGTGTCGCCGCACAGCACGATGCCGCAGGTCACGCCGAGCACCGCGGGCTGCGGCTGGCCGGGCGGGGCGGTCGGCGGGGCGGTGATCGGCTCCGGGATGCGCACCTCGACCGCCGGCTCCGGCCCGGCCGGTGCGGGCACCACCGCCTGCGCGGGCACCGCGGCGTCCACGCCCTGGCTGATCGACTCGACGGCGCCGCGCAGCTGCTGCTCGTCCACCGGCACCACCTGGGACGGCACGCAGCGGGCGTGCGCGAAGGCCAGCACCGCGGTCTCCTCGCCGACGAACAGCACGGTGCTGGTGGGCTCGCGCAGCGAGTCGCCCGGTTGTCGGCAGGAGGTGCAGTCGTACGCGTCGGGCGCGTGGGCGCCCGCGAGCAGGCCCTCGGCCTCGTCGTCGCCGATCTCGGCGCGTACGTCCTCGCTCACCTCAAGCATGCGCGGCACTTGTTGACTCCTCGTTCGCCCTGACGTTCCAGGTGCTCGTTCCGGTGCCCCCGGGCGGGACGTCCCGGGCGCGCGGCGCTGGGAGCGCCGACCGCCATTACCAACGGGAGGTTGTGGCTGGGGTCACGGGTGGGCCGCCGGGCGACGGGATTTGCACGGCTTCTGATTGCCCCGTGTACACGAAGTGTCACATTCTGTCGATGCTGTGCCCGACCTCACACGGGTGAAACTGTGACCGGGGCCATATTCGCATATGGTTTGATCTTCGAAAAAGCGGATGAAACGGACATTTGCCTTCGACTAACTTGATCGATACCGCCGGTAACGCTGCTTTGACCTGGGACGACCCGAAAGTGTTTGGCGCCCCGGAGTCCGAATCGTAGGTTTTTGCCCGGTGCAACGAGCACCTCCCGGGTTCACCCCCGACGCACGGACCGCCCCGGCTCACCCCGGGAACGCGGATCGGGCGCCCACCGGCGCGACGGCAGCCAGCCGCCGCCGGGGATGCGGACAGGTGGCCGGGGCGGCAAGCGGCACGTCCGACACGTGCACGGCCCGCCCACCGGACTTGGCGAGCGAACACGGCCCGATCGGGGCCTGGTTCCGCCTGCCCATCCCGGGAATGTCGAGAGGAATCTCATGACCTTCCGTAACGAGACCGCCGCTGCCACCACCGCCACCAAGCGCAACCGCGTCCGTGCGGCCGTCGTCGGTGGCGCCCTGCTCGCCGTCCCGGTGGCCGGCCTCGTCACGGCCAACTCGGCCTCCGCCGCGGACGTCTCCACCTGGGACAAGGTCGCGATGTGCGAGTCGACCGGCAACTGGTCGATCAACACGGGCAACGGCTTCTACGGCGGCCTGCAGTTCACCTCCTCCACCTGGGCCGCCTTCGGTGGCACCGCGTACGCCCCGCAGGCCAACCTGGCCACCAAGGCGCAGCAGATCGCCGTCGCCGAGAAGGTGCTGGCCTCCCAGGGCCCCGGCGCCTGGCCCGTCTGCTCGGTCCAGGCCGGTCTGACCAAGGGCGGCGCGCCGGCCCAGGTCGACACCTCCGGTTCGAACAGCTCCTCCTCCGCGTCGAGCAACTCCTCCTCGTCCTCCTCGAAGTCGACCTCGTCGTCGTCCTCGAAGTCGACCTCCTCGAAGTCGAACAGCACCGCCTCGGACGACTCCGCCAAGGCCTCCCGCTCCGAGTCCCGCGCCCAGGCCCCCAAGGCCGCCGCGCAGGAGACCCCGAAGCAGACCTGGAAGAACAAGCCCGCCGCGGCGACCACCACCAACACCGCCAAGACCGGCGACGACTACACCGTCAAGGCCGGCGACACCCTGTCCAAGATCGCGGACAGCCTGGGCGTCGACTGGCACACCCTGTACAACAACAACTCCGGTGTCGTCGGCGGCAACCCGGACCTGATCTACCCGGGCCAGGTCCTGTCGGTCTGACCCACCCCCGGAAGCACCGCTTCCCCGGGATCACCCGCTGATCCCACCCTGTCGGCGTGAAGCCGCCACCCACGGCCGTGGGCGGCGGCTTCCGCCGTTCCCGGGACGTTCCCGGGGTCGGGGGCGTGGGCGTGGGCGGGGGCGGGCACCACCCGCTCGGACGCGCCCGGAGGGTCGCGGGGCGGACGCCGTGCGTAGCGTCGGGGGATGCGGATACCTCGCGCGTACGGCCGGGCGCTGCTCGTGCTCGGCCTGCTGCTCCCCGTCGCCGCCGTCGCCGCGGCCGGCACCCCGGCCGCCGCCGGGCAGGCCGTGCCCGACCAGGTCTGGGACCGGCTCGCCGACTGCGAGAGCGACGGCGACTGGCAGGCCGACACCGGCAACGACTACTACGGCGGCCTCCAGATCTGGCCGCCCACCTGGCAGGAGGCGGGCGGCCTGCGCTACGCCGACCGCCCCGACCACGCGAGCCGGCAGCAGCAGATCACCGTGGGCGAGGAGATCCTGCGCCGCCAGGGCTGGGCGGCCTGGGGCTGGTGCGCGCGGGAGATCGGCGTGCTGGAGTAGCCGTCGGCGGGCGGGCGGGCGATCGCGGATGGGTGGGCGCGGGCGGGCGGGCGGGCGCGGGCAGCCGGGCGCGGGTGGGGCGCCGGGCGGTGGCCCTTCAGCGGCCTTCCGGCGGCCGGAGGGTCACCAGGCGCGGCCCTCGGGCAGGGTGGACAGCTCCGGGGCGGACAGGTGGGGCACCCCGAAGACCGCCGCCGCCGGGTCCTCCTCCGGGGCGGACCCCCAGAGGGTGAAGCGCAGCAGCTCCCAGCGGCTCGGGTCGAGCGCCAGCACGGCGGTGTGCACCCCGGGGCGGCGGGCCAGCTCGCGCAGCAGTTCCACCTCGCGGTCCACGTGCGCGGCCAGCGCCGCCGGGTCCTGCTCGACCGGGACGGCGGTCAGCCGCCGGGTCGCGGTGGGCGGCACGGGGACGTCGGCCCGGGCCGGGCCGGAGAAGTGCGCCAGGACCGTCCAGTGGTGGACGGTCGGCCGCCCGAAGTCCCGGACGATGTTCTCGAACCCGCCGCCGCCGACCAGGAAGCGGGCCGCCTCGCCGTCCGCGCGCCACACGTACAGCGGCGCGTACTGGTTGACCGGCGAGCCGTCCGTGCCGCGCTCGCGCAGCAGCCAGGCCTTGAAGCCGAGGCCCGGGCGGTCGTCCAGGATCGGGGCGCCGGCCTTGATCCGGCGGCGGATGATGTCCAGGTCGTAGTCGGCGGGCAGGGTGATCTCGTACTGCTTGGCGAGCACGGGGCTGGTCCTGTCTGTGGAAGCGGGCGGGCAAGTGGGTCGGGCGGGGTAGCGGTCGGGTGGACGGGCCGGGCGGGGAGCGGGCGCTCAGGGCCGGTGGGACGGGTCGAGCAGGGTGATCAGGCCGGTGACCGCCTGGTCGAACGGGCCGGTGTCGCCGACCGCGCGGGCCAGCACGTAGCCGCCCTGGAGCACCGCGACCACGGTCGCGGCGGTGCCGGACGGGTCGACCGACGGCGGCAGCTCCCCGTTCGCCCGGCCCTCGGCCAGGACCTCCGCGAGGCGGCCGCGCAGCCAGTCGAAGGTCCGCTCGACCGGGGCGCGCAGCACCGGATCGGCCATCACCTCCGGGTCCTGGGTGAGCCGTCCGACCGGGCAGCCGCGCAGCACGTCGCGCTCGCGGCGCAGGTACGCGGTGACCCGCTCGACCGCGGTGCCCGGGCCGGACAGCAGCCCGTCGGCGACCGCGCACAGCTCCTCGGCGGTGCGGGTGATCGCGGCGAGGGCGAGTTCGGGCTTGCCGGCGAAGTGGTGGTACATGCTGCCCTGCCCGGCCCCCGCGCGCTGCTGGATGGCCTTGGGGCTGGTGCCGGTGTAGCCGCGCTCCCAGAGCAGCTCCCGGGTGGCCTCGACGAGGCGGTCCGCGGTGTCGGCGCCCGCCTTCGCCCTCGCCTGCGCGGGTTTCGTGGCGACGTCCGGGTTCACGTTCACGTTCACGGGCAGCACTGTACATACTAGTAGGTACAGAGGGAAGGCCCGGGTGAGCGGCCGTCAGGCAGTTTCAGGCGGCGGCGCGTTGTTCCCGGGCCGCCCGGACGGACCCGGTGGCGTGGGCGGGCAGCGCGGCGGACGGGTAACGGTGCAGCAGGGCGGCCGTCACCGTGTCCGCCCCGACGGGCTTGCCCAGCTCGGTGGCGAACGCGCGCAGGTAGTCGCCGGTCCAGGCGATCGGATCGGGAGCGGTCGGGGCGGGAGCGGTCGGGGCGGGAGCGGTCGGGGCGGCGGGCGTCGTCAGGTGGCGGTGGCCCGGGACGGCCCGCAGCGGCTCCAGCGCCGCCATCTCGTCCAGCAGGTCGATCCAGGCCTCGCGCTGCGCCGCCCACGGGGTGTCGGCCAGCCACGGGTGCACGTTCAGCCACAGCAGCGGGCCGCCGAGCAGCGTCCGGCTGCGGTGCTCCCACAGGTAGTGGTGGTCCGGCAGCCCGAGGGACGCCCCGCGCAGCTCCAGCCGGTGGTCCTCCAGCTCGACGACGTCGCCCTCCAGCGGCTCCAACGCGACCAGCCGGGACGGGAGTTCGTCCCCGAGACCGGCCCACGCGGCGCGTACGGCGGGGTAGTCGTGCTCGATCCGGGCCCGGACCGGGTCGGGAGCGAGGAAACGGGCCTCGGGGAAGGCCTCGCGCAGCACCTCCGCGGCGAGCCAGCAGTCCGGCGCGTGGTGGGACACCAGGACGGTGTCCAGCCGGCGCCCCGAACGCTCGACCTCCCGGGCCAGCCGCCGACCGTCCGAGAGCCGCAGCCCCGTACCGACCAGCACGGCCCGGTGCTGTCCGAGTACCAGCACCGCGCTCTTGTGCAGCGAAGCCTCGGGAAGGTCCACCACGCGGAACTCCAGTGGATGCATCGCGCAACCTCCTCCAGCCGGGGACGGTCCTCCCACCAGGGTCCGCCGGGAGGGCGGCGGGCGCATGCGGGGGGCGGAGCGGGGGGCGCCTGCGGCGGGCGGGGGGCGGGGAGGGGGCGCCTGCGGCGGGCTGGGGGGCGGGTTCGCCGGGAGGGCGGTGGGCGCGTGTCGGGGGCGGAGTGGGGAGCACCTGCGGCGGGCTGGGGGGATGGGTTCGGCGGGGAGGCGGCGGGCCTGTGCCGGGGCGGAGCGGGGAGCGCCTGCGGTGGGCTGGGGTGCGGGGAGGGGGAGTCTGCGGCGGGCTGAGGGGGGGGTTCGCCGGGAGGGTGGCGGGCGCATGTCGGGGGTGGAGCGGGGGAGTGTTTGCGGCGGGCTGGGGGCGGGAGGGGTGTCTGTGGGGGGTGGCAGCATGGGGGGATGCGTGGTGGTGGGGTGTTCGTGGGGGAGTTGTTCGGGCGTGGGCGGGAGGAGCCGGCGGACGGGGTGGTGCTGGTGCCGGGGTGGTTGGGGGTGGAGGAGCAGCGGGAGCTGGTGGCGGCGTGCCGGGAGTGGGCGCGGCCGCCGGGCGGGATGCGGTCGGTGGTGCTGCCGGGTGGCGGGGTGATGTCGGTGCGGACGGTGTGCCTGGGGTGGCACTGGTACCCGTACGGCTACGCGCGGACGGTGGTGGACGGGGACGGGGCGCCGGTGAAGCCGTTCCCGGCGCGGTTGGGCGCGCTGGCCCGGCGGGCGGTGGCCGAGGCGTACGGGGGGCGGGTGGGTGAGGTGGCGGGGGCGGCGGGCTTCGCGCCGGACGTCGCGCTGGTGAACCACTACCCGCACGGTGCGCGGATGGGCCTGC
The window above is part of the Kitasatospora sp. NA04385 genome. Proteins encoded here:
- a CDS encoding transglycosylase family protein, coding for MRIPRAYGRALLVLGLLLPVAAVAAAGTPAAAGQAVPDQVWDRLADCESDGDWQADTGNDYYGGLQIWPPTWQEAGGLRYADRPDHASRQQQITVGEEILRRQGWAAWGWCAREIGVLE
- a CDS encoding DUF4865 family protein gives rise to the protein MLAKQYEITLPADYDLDIIRRRIKAGAPILDDRPGLGFKAWLLRERGTDGSPVNQYAPLYVWRADGEAARFLVGGGGFENIVRDFGRPTVHHWTVLAHFSGPARADVPVPPTATRRLTAVPVEQDPAALAAHVDREVELLRELARRPGVHTAVLALDPSRWELLRFTLWGSAPEEDPAAAVFGVPHLSAPELSTLPEGRAW
- a CDS encoding TetR/AcrR family transcriptional regulator, which codes for MNPDVATKPAQARAKAGADTADRLVEATRELLWERGYTGTSPKAIQQRAGAGQGSMYHHFAGKPELALAAITRTAEELCAVADGLLSGPGTAVERVTAYLRRERDVLRGCPVGRLTQDPEVMADPVLRAPVERTFDWLRGRLAEVLAEGRANGELPPSVDPSGTAATVVAVLQGGYVLARAVGDTGPFDQAVTGLITLLDPSHRP
- a CDS encoding MBL fold metallo-hydrolase is translated as MHPLEFRVVDLPEASLHKSAVLVLGQHRAVLVGTGLRLSDGRRLAREVERSGRRLDTVLVSHHAPDCWLAAEVLREAFPEARFLAPDPVRARIEHDYPAVRAAWAGLGDELPSRLVALEPLEGDVVELEDHRLELRGASLGLPDHHYLWEHRSRTLLGGPLLWLNVHPWLADTPWAAQREAWIDLLDEMAALEPLRAVPGHRHLTTPAAPTAPAPTAPAPTAPDPIAWTGDYLRAFATELGKPVGADTVTAALLHRYPSAALPAHATGSVRAAREQRAAA
- a CDS encoding alpha-ketoglutarate-dependent dioxygenase AlkB; translation: MRGGGVFVGELFGRGREEPADGVVLVPGWLGVEEQRELVAACREWARPPGGMRSVVLPGGGVMSVRTVCLGWHWYPYGYARTVVDGDGAPVKPFPARLGALARRAVAEAYGGRVGEVAGAAGFAPDVALVNHYPHGARMGLHQDREEQVDAPVVSLSLGDECVFRLGNAEGRGRPWTDLRLCGGDLLVFGGASRFAHHGVVRTLPGTADPALGLTGRLNITVRQSGLG